One window of Pseudomonas urmiensis genomic DNA carries:
- a CDS encoding agmatine deiminase family protein, giving the protein MHLSNDSGWRMPAEWARHAATWMIWPHNQSLWEAGWRVTLADVQRDYARVASAIARFEPVKMVVDPSAIASARALCGPGIELVELAVDDSWCRDSGPSFICHPQHGLAGLSWRFNAWGNKSAHSQDRSLGRRILDHLGLEGFSTPLCNEGGAIHVDGQGTLITTESVLLNRNRNPGLTKADFEDCFARLLGISKTIWLPGDPQYVTGDMTDGHVDGVCAFARPGVLLVDATHEHNSVYAEVARENRRALELASDAQGRPFELLDLYEASAAVDPEAEVFCASYTNFYIANDAIIMPAYGIDADQAAARQLAVAFPGREIVPVRIDNIAQGGGGIHCITQQQPAWPLREARP; this is encoded by the coding sequence ATGCACCTGTCCAACGACAGCGGCTGGCGCATGCCTGCCGAATGGGCCCGCCACGCCGCCACCTGGATGATCTGGCCGCACAACCAAAGCCTGTGGGAAGCCGGCTGGCGCGTGACCCTGGCCGATGTGCAACGCGACTATGCCCGCGTGGCCAGCGCCATCGCCCGCTTCGAGCCGGTGAAGATGGTGGTCGATCCTTCCGCCATCGCCAGCGCCCGAGCACTGTGCGGCCCAGGCATCGAGCTGGTGGAGCTGGCGGTGGACGACAGCTGGTGCCGCGACAGCGGGCCGAGCTTTATCTGCCATCCGCAGCATGGCCTGGCAGGCCTGAGCTGGCGCTTCAACGCCTGGGGCAACAAGTCGGCGCACAGCCAGGATCGCAGCCTCGGCCGGCGTATCCTCGACCACCTGGGCCTGGAGGGCTTCAGCACGCCGCTGTGCAACGAAGGCGGTGCGATTCATGTCGATGGCCAAGGCACGCTGATCACCACCGAATCGGTACTGCTCAACCGCAATCGCAATCCGGGGCTGACCAAGGCCGATTTCGAAGACTGCTTCGCCCGCCTGCTGGGCATTAGCAAGACCATCTGGCTGCCGGGCGATCCGCAGTACGTCACCGGCGACATGACCGATGGCCACGTCGATGGCGTGTGCGCCTTCGCCCGCCCCGGCGTGCTGTTGGTCGACGCCACCCACGAGCACAACTCGGTGTACGCCGAGGTCGCCCGGGAAAACCGCCGCGCCCTGGAACTGGCGAGCGATGCCCAAGGCCGCCCATTCGAGCTGCTCGACCTGTACGAAGCCAGCGCCGCCGTCGACCCTGAGGCCGAGGTGTTCTGCGCCTCCTACACCAACTTCTACATCGCCAACGACGCGATCATCATGCCCGCCTACGGCATCGACGCCGACCAGGCCGCCGCGCGCCAGCTGGCCGTGGCCTTCCCTGGGCGCGAGATCGTCCCGGTGCGCATCGACAACATTGCCCAAGGCGGTGGCGGTATCCACTGCATCACCCAGCAGCAGCCGGCCTGGCCCCTGCGCGAGGCACGCCCATGA
- a CDS encoding cytochrome b/b6 domain-containing protein, producing the protein MPAARVRLWDPLLRACHLSFATVFFANYFFNEEGDDWHQWLGYYALGCLLLRLVWGFVGPRSARWADFWPTRARLAAHARALLRGEPYHRLGHSPIGALVMLAMLGCIAGLGLTGWLSQEVDALWGADWPVDVHSVLANALLALVCVHVLAALVESVRLGENLPWSMITGWRRGPGDR; encoded by the coding sequence ATGCCAGCCGCCAGGGTGCGGCTGTGGGATCCGCTGTTGCGCGCCTGTCACCTGTCGTTTGCCACGGTGTTCTTCGCCAATTACTTCTTCAATGAAGAAGGCGACGATTGGCATCAGTGGCTGGGTTATTACGCGTTGGGCTGCCTGCTGCTGCGGCTGGTATGGGGCTTCGTTGGCCCGCGCAGTGCCCGTTGGGCGGACTTTTGGCCGACCCGTGCGCGCTTGGCGGCGCACGCTCGGGCGCTGCTGCGGGGCGAGCCGTATCACCGGTTGGGGCATTCGCCGATTGGCGCGTTGGTGATGCTGGCGATGCTTGGCTGCATCGCCGGGCTTGGGCTGACTGGGTGGTTGTCGCAGGAAGTCGACGCGCTATGGGGCGCGGATTGGCCGGTGGATGTGCACAGTGTGCTGGCCAATGCCTTGTTGGCACTGGTGTGCGTGCATGTGTTGGCGGCGCTGGTCGAGAGTGTGCGGCTGGGTGAGAACTTGCCGTGGTCGATGATTACCGGGTGGCGGCGGGGGCCTGGGGATCGGTGA
- a CDS encoding extracellular solute-binding protein yields MPLRPCHLLAALGLALCASQAQAEQPTLRLYNWADYFAEDTLKRFTAETGIQVIYDVMDGSEVLEAKLMSGRSGYDLVFPGDTVAERLMRAGSLQPLDRSQLPALDDLDPGLRTLHDQYPKARQATIPYTWGTIGLTVNADKIRQRMPDAPLNSLDLLLKPELAAKFADCGISIIDSPDEALAVVLNYLGREPRSAKREDLAAASALLSAIRPYVRKFQSQPVTELVNENLCLSLGYSGDVIQAQRTAEAAGKAIDFQYRVPREGTTVWMDTMAIPADARHPEYAYRFINFVMRPENMAAISNFTGYPTASAKARPAVDARMRDNPDIYLDPATYARLIPGKDIPQADMRARMRVWTRFKTAQD; encoded by the coding sequence ATGCCCCTGCGCCCTTGCCACCTGCTGGCCGCCCTGGGCCTGGCGCTTTGCGCCAGCCAGGCCCAGGCCGAACAACCGACCCTGCGCCTGTACAACTGGGCGGACTATTTTGCCGAAGACACCCTCAAGCGTTTTACCGCCGAGACGGGTATCCAGGTGATCTACGACGTCATGGACGGCAGCGAAGTGCTCGAAGCCAAGCTGATGTCCGGGCGCAGCGGCTACGACCTGGTATTCCCCGGCGACACCGTAGCCGAACGGCTGATGCGCGCCGGCAGCCTGCAACCACTCGATCGCAGCCAACTGCCCGCGCTGGACGATCTCGACCCCGGCCTGCGCACGCTGCACGACCAATACCCCAAGGCGCGCCAGGCGACCATACCCTACACCTGGGGCACCATCGGCCTGACAGTCAATGCCGACAAGATCCGCCAGCGCATGCCCGATGCACCACTCAATAGCCTCGATTTGCTGCTCAAGCCAGAGTTGGCCGCCAAGTTCGCCGACTGCGGTATCTCGATCATCGACTCGCCCGACGAAGCCCTGGCCGTGGTGCTCAACTACCTCGGCCGCGAGCCGCGCAGCGCCAAGCGCGAAGACCTGGCCGCCGCCAGCGCACTGCTCAGCGCCATCCGCCCCTACGTGCGCAAGTTCCAGTCGCAGCCGGTGACCGAACTGGTCAACGAGAACCTGTGCCTGTCGCTGGGCTACAGCGGCGATGTGATCCAGGCCCAGCGCACTGCCGAGGCTGCCGGCAAAGCCATCGACTTTCAGTACCGCGTGCCGCGCGAAGGCACCACGGTGTGGATGGACACCATGGCCATCCCCGCCGATGCGCGTCACCCGGAGTACGCCTATCGTTTCATCAACTTCGTCATGCGCCCGGAAAACATGGCCGCGATCAGCAACTTCACCGGCTACCCGACCGCCAGCGCCAAGGCGCGCCCGGCGGTGGATGCACGCATGCGCGACAACCCCGATATCTACCTAGACCCAGCGACCTACGCCCGGTTGATCCCAGGCAAGGACATCCCCCAGGCCGACATGCGTGCGCGCATGCGCGTCTGGACCCGCTTCAAGACTGCACAGGACTGA
- a CDS encoding LysR substrate-binding domain-containing protein, whose protein sequence is MLKHWPPLNALRGFEAAARLGSFHKAAEALNLTQSAISQQIRSLESYLEQPLFHRTGRSVSLTDAGHDLLSTTQSMLQQLAVGIRRLDQYRKPNQLVVNTTPAFARHWLLPRLADFRQRCPQVDLWLFTSFDVPDMATQTIDLAIRDDLSAQAECSFSVLHQDRLYPACHPGLPESGRTTLHGEREMDWSHWQVEGGEDVGQQGRGLNFSDPGLLLEAACEGLGIALVSQLLAQRAVAEGQLQALSQQRVRGPAWACLVHRDSQDDPLARQFLAWLRGELAG, encoded by the coding sequence ATGCTCAAACACTGGCCCCCGCTCAATGCCCTGCGCGGTTTCGAGGCTGCTGCCCGGCTCGGCAGTTTTCACAAGGCTGCCGAGGCGCTGAACCTCACCCAATCGGCGATCAGCCAGCAGATTCGCAGCCTGGAAAGTTATCTGGAGCAGCCGCTGTTTCACCGCACTGGGCGCAGTGTCAGCCTGACCGATGCTGGCCACGATCTGCTCAGCACAACGCAATCGATGCTGCAGCAATTGGCGGTGGGGATTCGGCGGCTCGATCAGTACCGCAAGCCCAACCAGTTGGTGGTCAACACCACCCCGGCGTTTGCCCGGCATTGGTTGCTGCCGCGTCTGGCAGACTTTCGTCAGCGCTGCCCGCAGGTCGACCTGTGGCTGTTCACCAGCTTCGACGTGCCAGACATGGCTACCCAGACCATCGACCTGGCCATTCGTGACGACCTCAGCGCCCAGGCCGAATGCAGCTTCAGCGTGCTGCATCAGGATCGACTGTACCCGGCGTGCCATCCGGGGTTGCCAGAAAGCGGCCGCACGACCTTGCACGGCGAGCGGGAGATGGACTGGAGCCACTGGCAGGTGGAGGGCGGCGAGGATGTCGGCCAGCAGGGGCGGGGGCTGAATTTTTCTGACCCCGGGTTGCTGCTCGAAGCGGCTTGCGAGGGGCTGGGGATTGCCCTGGTGAGCCAGCTGCTGGCGCAGCGGGCGGTGGCCGAGGGCCAGTTGCAGGCGCTGTCGCAGCAGCGCGTGCGCGGGCCTGCCTGGGCCTGCCTGGTGCATCGCGATAGCCAGGATGATCCGCTGGCGCGGCAGTTTCTGGCGTGGTTGCGGGGTGAGCTGGCGGGCTGA
- the metE gene encoding 5-methyltetrahydropteroyltriglutamate--homocysteine S-methyltransferase, with amino-acid sequence MALAHNLGFPRIGRDRELKKAQEAFWKRELDETGLRAVGRELRAAHWQAQKDAGIELLPVGDFAWYDQVLTHSLTFGVIPERFRGQSGAKPTLHTLFSMARGAVATDRSDSCCGGAHAQEMTKWFDTNYHYLVPEFTAEQQFTLSWEQLFEEVAEAKALGHAVKPVVIGPLTYLWLGKTKGAEFDKLELVDRLLPLYDEIFNRLAAQGVEWVQIDEPILVLDLPQSWKNAYERVYNILQRAPLKKLVATYFGGLEDNLGLAANLPVDGLHIDLVRAPEQYPTILDRLPAYKVLSLGVVNGRNVWRCDLEKALDVLRHAAERLGDRLWVAPSCSLLHSPVDLAREDQLDAELRSWLAFAVQKCQEVAVLTKAINQPGAADVHAALEDSRVVQASRAASPRIHKPAVQARLAAIKPADSQRLSAFEQRIVKQRAGLDLPAYPTTTIGSFPQTSAIRLARQSFKQGKLTEAEYVEAMHSEIRHAVQIQEQLGLDVLVHGEAERNDMVEYFAEQLDGYVFTRFGWVQSYGSRCVKPAVIFGDLSRAKAMTVEWIKYAQGLTRKVMKGMLTGPVTMLMWSFPREDVSREVQARQLALAIRDEVVDLEAAGIKIVQIDEAAFREGLPLRKSAWANYLEWATAAFRLCASGVRDETQIHTHMCYSEFNDVIESIAAMDADVITIETSRSDMELLEAFEKFDYPNEIGPGVYDIHSPRVPSREEMVKLLRKAAQRIPAERLWVNPDCGLKTRGWPETEAALVNMVAAARELRGAAVA; translated from the coding sequence ATGGCACTGGCACACAACCTGGGTTTTCCACGCATCGGCCGCGATCGTGAGCTGAAAAAAGCCCAGGAAGCTTTCTGGAAACGCGAACTCGACGAAACCGGCCTGCGCGCCGTAGGCCGCGAGCTGCGTGCCGCCCATTGGCAGGCGCAAAAAGACGCTGGCATTGAACTGCTGCCGGTCGGCGACTTCGCCTGGTACGACCAGGTCCTGACCCACTCGCTGACCTTCGGCGTTATCCCCGAGCGCTTTCGTGGCCAAAGCGGCGCCAAGCCGACCCTGCACACCCTGTTCAGCATGGCCCGTGGCGCCGTGGCGACGGACCGCAGCGACAGCTGCTGCGGCGGCGCCCACGCCCAGGAGATGACCAAGTGGTTCGACACCAACTACCACTATCTGGTCCCGGAATTCACCGCCGAGCAGCAGTTCACCCTGAGCTGGGAGCAGTTGTTCGAGGAAGTCGCCGAAGCCAAGGCGCTGGGCCATGCAGTCAAACCGGTGGTGATCGGTCCGCTGACTTACCTGTGGCTGGGCAAGACCAAGGGCGCTGAGTTCGACAAGCTGGAACTGGTCGACCGCCTGCTGCCGCTGTACGACGAGATCTTCAACCGCCTGGCCGCGCAGGGCGTGGAGTGGGTGCAGATCGATGAGCCGATCCTGGTGCTGGATCTGCCACAAAGCTGGAAAAACGCCTACGAGCGGGTCTACAACATCCTTCAGCGTGCGCCGCTGAAAAAGCTGGTCGCGACCTACTTCGGTGGCCTGGAAGACAACCTCGGCCTGGCGGCCAATCTGCCGGTTGATGGCCTGCACATCGACCTGGTGCGCGCCCCCGAGCAGTACCCGACCATCCTCGACCGCCTGCCGGCCTACAAGGTGCTGTCGCTGGGCGTGGTCAATGGCCGCAACGTCTGGCGCTGCGATCTGGAAAAAGCCCTCGACGTGCTGCGCCATGCCGCCGAGCGTTTGGGTGATCGGCTGTGGGTCGCGCCGTCGTGCTCGCTGCTGCACAGCCCGGTGGACCTGGCCCGGGAAGACCAACTCGATGCCGAGCTGAGAAGCTGGTTGGCCTTTGCCGTGCAGAAGTGCCAGGAAGTCGCTGTGCTGACCAAGGCCATCAACCAGCCAGGCGCCGCCGACGTGCACGCCGCACTGGAAGACAGCCGCGTCGTACAGGCCAGCCGCGCTGCCTCGCCGCGCATTCACAAACCGGCTGTGCAGGCCCGTCTGGCGGCGATCAAGCCCGCCGACAGCCAGCGTCTGTCGGCCTTTGAGCAACGCATCGTCAAGCAGCGGGCGGGGCTGGACCTACCGGCTTATCCGACCACTACCATTGGCTCGTTCCCACAGACTTCGGCGATCCGTCTGGCGCGTCAGTCGTTCAAGCAGGGCAAGTTGACCGAGGCCGAGTATGTCGAGGCCATGCACAGCGAGATTCGCCACGCGGTGCAAATCCAGGAGCAACTGGGGCTGGACGTGCTGGTACACGGCGAGGCCGAGCGCAACGACATGGTCGAGTACTTCGCCGAGCAGCTCGACGGCTATGTATTCACCCGCTTCGGCTGGGTGCAGAGCTACGGCTCGCGCTGCGTCAAGCCGGCGGTGATCTTCGGTGACCTGAGCCGGGCCAAAGCCATGACCGTAGAGTGGATCAAGTACGCCCAGGGCCTGACCCGCAAGGTCATGAAGGGCATGCTGACTGGCCCGGTCACCATGCTGATGTGGTCGTTCCCGCGTGAAGACGTCAGCCGCGAAGTGCAGGCCCGGCAGCTGGCGCTGGCGATTCGTGACGAGGTGGTGGACCTGGAAGCGGCGGGCATCAAGATCGTGCAGATCGACGAAGCAGCCTTCCGCGAAGGCCTGCCGCTGCGCAAGAGCGCCTGGGCCAATTACCTGGAGTGGGCCACCGCAGCCTTCCGCTTGTGCGCCTCTGGGGTGCGTGATGAAACCCAGATCCACACCCACATGTGCTACAGCGAGTTCAACGATGTGATCGAGTCGATCGCGGCGATGGACGCTGACGTAATCACCATCGAGACTTCGCGCTCGGACATGGAGCTGCTGGAGGCGTTCGAGAAGTTCGACTACCCGAACGAGATCGGCCCTGGCGTGTACGACATTCACTCGCCGCGGGTGCCGAGCCGTGAAGAGATGGTCAAGCTGCTGCGCAAGGCTGCGCAGCGCATTCCCGCTGAGCGTCTGTGGGTCAACCCCGACTGCGGCCTGAAGACCCGTGGCTGGCCTGAGACCGAGGCGGCGCTGGTGAACATGGTCGCCGCTGCGCGCGAGCTGCGTGGTGCGGCGGTGGCTTGA
- the aguB gene encoding N-carbamoylputrescine amidase — translation MSQLRIATTQMPCSWDLPANLERAEQLVRQAAAQGAQVILLQELFATPYFCIEQCHSHQALAETYQHSPLLKRFAALAGELGVVLPLSWYERAGNAFFNSLSVADADGRLLGVYRKTHIPNAIGYQEKEYFSPGDTGFKVWDTAFGRLGIGICWDQWFPETARCLALMGAEVLLFPTAIGSEPGAAELDSRDHWQMAMRGHAAANLLPVVAANRVGSEVARSDASLAMRFYGSSFICDHKGALLAEADRDSTGVWLHDLDLARMREERLSWGIYRDRRPEMYAPLMTLDGHPTRRI, via the coding sequence ATGAGCCAGTTGCGCATCGCCACCACCCAAATGCCCTGCAGCTGGGATCTGCCGGCCAACCTTGAGCGCGCCGAACAACTGGTACGCCAGGCGGCCGCCCAGGGTGCCCAGGTGATCCTGTTGCAGGAGCTGTTCGCCACCCCGTACTTCTGCATCGAGCAATGCCACAGCCACCAGGCGCTGGCCGAGACGTACCAGCACAGCCCGCTGCTCAAGCGCTTCGCCGCCCTGGCCGGCGAGCTGGGCGTGGTGCTGCCGCTGAGCTGGTACGAACGGGCCGGCAACGCCTTCTTCAATTCGCTGAGCGTGGCCGATGCCGACGGGCGCCTGCTCGGGGTCTATCGCAAGACCCACATCCCCAACGCCATCGGCTACCAGGAGAAGGAATACTTCAGCCCCGGTGACACCGGCTTCAAGGTCTGGGACACCGCCTTTGGCCGCCTGGGCATCGGTATCTGCTGGGACCAGTGGTTCCCCGAGACCGCCCGCTGCCTGGCGCTGATGGGCGCCGAAGTGTTGCTGTTTCCCACCGCCATCGGCTCGGAACCCGGCGCCGCCGAACTGGACTCACGCGACCATTGGCAGATGGCCATGCGCGGTCACGCCGCCGCCAACCTGCTGCCGGTCGTGGCCGCCAACCGCGTTGGCAGTGAAGTGGCACGCAGCGATGCCAGCCTGGCCATGCGCTTCTACGGCTCGTCGTTCATCTGCGACCACAAGGGCGCCCTGCTCGCCGAAGCGGACCGCGACAGCACGGGCGTCTGGCTGCACGACCTGGACCTGGCGCGCATGCGCGAAGAGCGCTTGAGCTGGGGCATCTACCGCGACCGCCGCCCCGAGATGTACGCGCCCCTGATGACGCTCGACGGCCACCCCACCCGGAGGATCTGA
- a CDS encoding acetyl-CoA C-acetyltransferase, translated as MNEVVIVAATRTAIGSFQGALASVPAVELGAAVIKRLLEQTGLDPAQVDEVILGQVLTAGAGQNPARQAAVKAGLPFAVPALTLNKVCGSGLKALHLATQAIRCGDAEVVIAGGQENMSLSPYVMPSARSGQRMGHGQLIDSMISDGLWDAFNDYHMGITAENLVDKFDISREQQDAFAAESQRKAIAAIEAGRFKDEITPIVLAQKKGEPKVVDRDEQPRADTTAESLAKLRPAFKKDGSVTAGNASSLNDGAAAVLLMSADKAKALGLPVLAKIAGYASAGVDPAIMGIGPVSATQRCLDKAGWTLGDLDLIEANEAFAAQALAVGKSLEWDAARVNVNGGAIALGHPIGASGCRVLVTLLHEMIKRDAKKGLATLCIGGGQGVALAIERE; from the coding sequence ATGAATGAAGTCGTCATCGTTGCCGCCACCCGTACGGCCATTGGCAGTTTCCAGGGGGCGCTGGCCAGCGTGCCAGCGGTCGAGCTGGGCGCTGCGGTGATCAAGCGCCTGCTGGAGCAAACCGGGCTGGACCCAGCCCAAGTCGATGAAGTGATCCTCGGCCAAGTGCTGACCGCCGGCGCCGGGCAGAACCCCGCACGCCAGGCGGCGGTCAAGGCCGGCCTGCCGTTCGCAGTACCGGCGCTGACCTTGAACAAGGTCTGCGGCTCGGGCCTCAAAGCACTGCACCTGGCCACCCAGGCGATTCGCTGTGGCGATGCCGAGGTGGTGATTGCGGGAGGCCAGGAGAACATGAGCCTGTCGCCCTACGTCATGCCATCGGCGCGCAGCGGCCAGCGCATGGGCCATGGGCAGTTGATCGACAGCATGATCAGCGATGGCCTGTGGGATGCGTTCAACGATTACCACATGGGCATCACGGCCGAGAACCTGGTGGACAAGTTCGACATCAGCCGCGAGCAGCAGGACGCCTTTGCCGCTGAATCCCAGCGCAAGGCGATTGCCGCCATCGAGGCTGGGCGCTTCAAAGATGAAATTACCCCGATCGTGCTGGCGCAGAAAAAAGGCGAGCCGAAAGTGGTCGACCGTGACGAACAGCCGCGCGCTGACACCACGGCCGAGTCGCTGGCCAAACTGCGCCCGGCATTCAAGAAGGACGGCAGCGTGACCGCGGGCAATGCCTCCAGCCTCAACGATGGCGCTGCGGCGGTGTTGCTGATGAGTGCGGACAAAGCCAAGGCGCTGGGCCTGCCGGTGCTGGCGAAGATTGCCGGTTATGCCAGTGCCGGGGTCGATCCGGCGATCATGGGCATCGGGCCGGTATCGGCGACCCAGCGTTGCCTGGACAAGGCAGGTTGGACGCTGGGCGATCTGGACTTGATCGAAGCCAACGAGGCGTTTGCCGCTCAGGCGCTGGCGGTGGGTAAATCGCTGGAGTGGGATGCTGCGCGGGTCAACGTCAACGGCGGGGCAATTGCCCTGGGGCATCCGATTGGGGCTTCGGGGTGCCGGGTGCTGGTGACGCTGTTGCACGAGATGATCAAGCGCGATGCCAAGAAGGGGCTGGCGACCTTGTGCATTGGCGGCGGGCAAGGCGTGGCGTTGGCGATCGAGCGCGAGTGA
- a CDS encoding agmatine deiminase family protein, which produces MPTRRTFLQLSLAAGLGAGLGLPLGSARAAELGRWFMPDEGEAQQRAYLAFGAQDAIWEDFTADVQAALGRIAQAIARFQPLTVFCRPTERDLAEDYCGRHNITYVTCELDDIWMRDIGANFVVDDDGALAAVDFNFNGWGGKQRHRNDAKLAARVAKLAGAQYQRSELVGEGGGIEVDGHGTGIMTESCWVNGNRNPGWSKAQVEEELKTRLGLRKIIWLPGIKGKDITDAHVDFYARFVRPGVVIANLDNDPDSYDHAVTKRHLEILKGATDADGRPLEIHTVSPPLAPRRNKFSRGNPDFAAGYINYFVINGAVIAPQFGDKRADGKARDLLVKLYPGREVVQLDIDAIAAGGGGIHCVTHQCPAV; this is translated from the coding sequence ATGCCGACTCGTCGAACCTTCCTGCAACTGTCCCTGGCCGCCGGCCTTGGCGCCGGCCTCGGGCTGCCACTGGGCAGCGCCCGCGCCGCTGAGCTGGGGCGCTGGTTCATGCCTGACGAAGGCGAAGCGCAGCAGCGCGCGTACCTCGCCTTTGGCGCCCAGGACGCCATCTGGGAAGACTTCACCGCTGACGTGCAAGCCGCCCTCGGACGCATCGCCCAGGCCATTGCCCGCTTCCAGCCGCTGACGGTGTTTTGCCGTCCGACCGAGCGCGACCTGGCTGAAGACTATTGTGGTCGCCACAACATCACCTACGTCACCTGCGAGCTGGACGACATCTGGATGCGCGACATCGGCGCCAACTTCGTCGTCGACGATGACGGCGCACTGGCCGCCGTCGATTTCAACTTCAACGGCTGGGGTGGCAAGCAGCGCCACCGCAACGATGCCAAGCTGGCTGCGCGGGTGGCCAAGCTGGCCGGCGCGCAGTATCAGCGCAGCGAGCTGGTTGGCGAAGGGGGTGGGATCGAGGTGGATGGCCATGGCACCGGGATCATGACCGAGAGCTGCTGGGTCAACGGCAACCGCAACCCTGGCTGGAGCAAGGCCCAGGTCGAAGAAGAGCTCAAGACGCGCTTGGGCTTGCGCAAGATCATCTGGCTGCCGGGGATCAAGGGCAAGGACATCACCGATGCGCATGTGGATTTCTATGCGCGCTTCGTCCGCCCTGGGGTGGTGATCGCCAATCTGGATAACGACCCGGACTCGTATGATCACGCCGTGACCAAGCGGCACCTGGAGATACTCAAGGGCGCGACCGATGCCGATGGCCGCCCGCTTGAAATTCACACCGTGTCGCCGCCGCTGGCGCCCAGGCGCAATAAGTTCAGCCGCGGCAATCCAGATTTTGCTGCGGGGTATATCAACTACTTCGTGATCAACGGGGCGGTGATTGCGCCGCAGTTTGGCGACAAGCGTGCGGACGGCAAGGCGCGTGACTTGCTGGTAAAGCTGTATCCAGGGCGCGAAGTGGTGCAGCTGGATATCGATGCGATTGCGGCTGGGGGTGGCGGGATTCACTGCGTTACCCATCAGTGTCCGGCGGTGTAG
- a CDS encoding PepSY domain-containing protein has protein sequence MRTLILLTLLLVSGLSLASPQCTTAEKSTWQDPEKFQTQLKEQGYKINKFKVTKGNCYEIYGFDKDGRKVEIYHDPVTGKAVKTEIED, from the coding sequence ATGCGTACCCTGATCCTGCTCACGTTGCTGCTTGTCAGTGGCCTTTCCCTCGCCTCACCGCAATGCACCACCGCCGAGAAAAGTACCTGGCAAGACCCAGAGAAATTCCAGACCCAGCTCAAGGAACAGGGCTACAAGATCAACAAGTTCAAGGTCACCAAAGGCAACTGCTACGAGATCTATGGCTTCGACAAGGATGGCCGCAAGGTCGAGATCTACCATGACCCGGTCACTGGCAAGGCGGTGAAAACCGAGATCGAAGACTGA